From Caretta caretta isolate rCarCar2 chromosome 3, rCarCar1.hap1, whole genome shotgun sequence, a single genomic window includes:
- the SASH1 gene encoding SAM and SH3 domain-containing protein 1 isoform X8, which yields MCTNIVYEWLKTLQLSQYAESFVDNGYDDLEVCKQIGDPDLDAIGVSVPHHRRRILEAVVRLKEEDETAAGLYFTLEPQQQQGLPSPSPEIYTSHLVEQYEAKAWREPSSRHRQGNQGTLRSQKLGPRSKELVIYPKLKLKIMIRDKLIRDGINLSKPPYSNKRLH from the coding sequence ATGTGCACCAACATAGTCTATGAGTGGCTGAAGACCCTGCAGCTTTCCCAGTACGCGGAGTCCTTCGTAGATAATGGCTATGATGACCTGGAGGTTTGCAAGCAAATAGGGGATCCGGACCTGGATGCCATTGGGGTGTCGGTGCCCCACCACAGGCGCCGAATCCTTGAAGCAGTGGTGAGGTTGAAAGAGGAGGACGAGACCGCTGCTGGTCTCTATTTCACCTTGgagcctcagcagcagcagggcttgccctccccttcccctgagaTCTACACTAGCCACCTGGTGGAGCAGTATGAGGCTAAGGCTTGGAGGGAGCCTAGCTCTCGCCATCGTCAGGGGAATCAGGGGACCCTCAGGAGCCAGAAACTTGGGCCCCGCAGCAAGGAGCTGGTGATTTACCcaaaactgaaactgaaaatCATGATTAGGGATAAACTTATACGGGATGGGATCAACCTGAGCAAGCCCCCTTACTCCAACAAG